The Aquicella lusitana genomic sequence AAACACTCTTGGAAATACGCTGAAACACTCTTGTGCTCTATATATACCTATATTTACCTGTATAAAAACACCTGTATTAGGGCAGCAACAAGTGTTAATAACTTTTTTATTAAAATATTTTTTATTGTCGTTTTTTCTGTTTGTTTATCAGGCTGTCACAAGACAATTTACATTTGCAATAAACCGATCAATAAATTAAGCGTCAAAGAAATACCAGCTACTAATACGCATCCGGCACAGTTTTATCTTTGCGGTAATCATCAATATCCATGCAAATCAGAATTTCGTTGGCACGAAATTAAAAAATGCCATCCAACTTCTTCTAAAAAACGTCAAGGAAATTTTTATGAAAAATGTATTGCTGAAAAAAACGTTTATCACAAATGATCCTCATATCAGGCTAGCTGTCATATTAGGTTTGATAGTTATGATGGTTCTAATTTCAAACCATGTTTTTGCAGCGGATTTATTAGCTGGTACTGATTCAGATATAAAAGACACGATGAAAGGAACAGGTCGTAACTGGCTTTATTGGATAGACGGCGGTGTCAGTTTAGCTTCATTTGCTTATACGAAAAAGCCGTTTGTATTTTTCTCCGTTTTAGGCGTAGCAATTTTTATCACTGCATTAGTGAAATTAGCAGGAGGTTAAATCATGGATAAATATTATCTTCCAAAATCATTAGATGAGCCTTTTCGAATTTACATATTAACGATTGATGAATTGATTTTGTTGATAGTTCCAATTTTGGTTATCGGATTTATTTTTCATCAAATTGTATTGGGATTCATGTTGGGTATTGGTGGATTAACACTCATTAAAAAATTTAAAGGTGAGCAAGGACATTTTTATTTAGTCCATCTCGCATACTGGTATTTGCCAGACATTATTCAATTTAAAGTGACACCGCCTTCCTACATTCGTGAATACTTAGGATAGATGTTATGAAATTTTCGATTGCAAAAAGCCAATTAGAAAAAATGCTGGCACAGAGAAACGGCTACATGATGTTGGCTTTTGGACTGATTTTAGTTTGTTTAATTCAAGGCATATTAATGTTTGTCCTAATTGGGAGAGAAAAAATAATTCTCGTCCCACCAAGCATTGATAAGAGTTTTTGGGTTTCATCTCAACATGTATCACGTGATTATCTATCAGAAATGACGAGATTTTTTGCAATGTTACGTCTTAATATCACGCCAGAAAGTGCAAGTATTCAAAGAGAAACACTCTTACGTTACACCGATCCGAATTTTTATGGTCAGTTAAACTCTCAATTAGTACAAGAAGCTGATCGCATAACTGATCAACACATTAGTATGGCTTTTTTCCCAACGACTGATATCAAAACAAACGAAAAGAATTTGAAAGCAATCATTGAAGGTGACTTAAAATCTTATGTTGGTGATGTTGCTGTTCCTGCAAAACATGTGCGTTATTTACTTTCCTATAGCTATCACTCAGGCAGACTTTTTTTGAAATCATTTGAAGAGGTGAAACATGATTAAATGGCCTCTCATATTCATCAATTTCTTATTGCTAACCAGTAATGTGTATGCGTTGCAGATAAGAAGCGTTGTTGATAATGAAACAACCACCGCAAAAATATCCTCTGTTGATGTGACCCGAATTTTCGTGCAAGGCGATCGTATCAAGAGTGTAAAAGGATTGAAAGGTGCCTATACACGAGAAAATGACGAAAAAAACGGTGAAATTTATATTCAGCCAACGTCACTTTATCAAGATCGTGCTTTTACTATTTTGATTGATACCGAACTAGGTAGACACTTTACCTTGCTATTAAATCCCACTTCCTCTCCATCTGAAACGCTGATGCTAGTGCCTAAAGGGGTAGGGCATGAACGCGCTGCTCGTTTTGAAGAAGCTCAACCCTATGAGTTGACGATTAAGCATCTCATACGTGCGATGAAGAATGGCGTTATGCCAGAAGGTTATGCAATTCGTGAAGTTGATAGTAAGACAACTTACCGACTTGGGAATAAGTTAGATATCAAGCTTAAAACCATTTATGAAGGTTTAAATTTGCAAGGTGAAATATACGAAATTAAAAATAGATGTGCGATCCCACTTCAAATTGATGAACGTGAATTTTATAAAACGGGTACACGTGCTATTAGTTTAGACACGATTGAAATCCCACCAAAAGCGCAGATTAATCTGTATAGGGTAGTTAGCCATGACTGATGACTATATCTCAACTACCCAAGAAACAAGAATTAAACAGCATCGTAATTTGCTTATATTAGCAGGGTGTGCAGTGATCTTAGGATTTGGAATCTATTATTTCATGGATGATAATGCCACCAATGAAATAGCAAAGAAAAAAGAAGAGGCGGCATCATTTTCTAGTCCCGTTGAGCAAGTCAATGCGCAATCTGTTTGGACTGAGCGCATGCAAAATAAATTAAAAGAACAGGAGAAGCAAACCACAGAATTAAAAAATGAAATGACACAACTTAAAAACGGCGAATCACAAAAATCATTTGAGAGTGATCCCAGATTTCAAGCAATGCAACAAGAAATTCAAAACTTGAAGGAAATGGTTAACAATAAAATAGCGACGCAAAATCAAGCTATACAGGGCGAAAATAATTATCAAGGACAAGTATTTTCGACTGTACCTGGCGCAAGAGCGAGATTTAGAGATGGCCAGTCAGCTGTCAGAGACAGTGAATCTATTGGCATTGATAATGATGTTCTTAATTTAAAATCAAATAATATTTTCCATAAAAAAAATCCAGAAACCTTTGTTCCTGCTGGCACATTTGCTGAAGCAATCATGCTAGGGGCAGCGGATGCCTCAGCTGGTGTGCAATCACAGGCGAACCCATCACCCATGTTATTCCGAATCGTTGCCGATGGTACGTTGCCAAATCATAAAAAAAGCCATTTAAAAGATTGTGTCGTAACAGCAGCCGTGGTGGGTGACATTTCATCTGAACGAGGCCAAATACGTTTAGAGCGTATGAGTTGTACTTTTCCCAATGGGGAAATTGTTGAGCAACAAGTTGAAGGCACCATTTTTGGCATGGATGCTAAAAATGGTGTGCGTGGCAATCCTGTGTGGCGTGAAGGAGCGCTCTTGGGTCGTGCTGCTGTTGCTGGCACATTGTCTGGCTTAGGCAGTGCTATTTCTCAAACGTATACCACGACTTCTATATCACCGCTTGGCTCCACTCAAACGGTCAACAATGGTGACATCTTCAAATATGGCGCTGCACAAGGTGCATCGAACGCCATGGAAAAACTAGCAGATTACAACATCAGACGAGCAGAGCAATACCATCCCGTTATTCAGCTATCAGCTGGACAACCTGTAGATGTGGTTTTCTTAAAAGGGTTTTATTTGGATGGAAGATCACATGATGAAAACAATGGCGACGATAAAAACGAATCTTCACAACTTTTTCCTATTACTACAAAGCAAACTTCAACGGGATTGACCTTGAGTGAGCGTGAGCTTGAACGCATTAAACAGAATGAAAAAAACATGGGATGGGTTGGTAACGGCCAATCAGGAGGTATGCAATGAAACGATTTGTCATGGTGATATTTGTGTTAATTAATATTGGCCTTCTTTCTGCGTGTACCACGAATTCCAGCTTTGATTGCCCCAATAAAGCGGGTGTGAACTGTAGGAGTTTAGATCAAATCAATCGCATGGTTGATAGCGGTCAGATTCGTGGACGCACGCAGATGGATGTCAGGGAGGAAACAAAAACGAACTTAGTTGATGGTGCTGAATTTCAATCATTTCCGCCAGCGCCGACATTTATACCAGGTCAACCTATTCGATATGGTGAGACAGTCCAAAGAATATGGATTGCGCCTTATGAGGATACGGATGGCAATTATCATCAAGACAGCTTGATCTACGCCATTATGAAAGGTGGTCATTGGATAGGGAAGCCGGTCAAAACAGTGCGCTCGTTTTGAGAAATGAGGAAGGTGACATGCTGACTAAAATCCGTGATGTGAGTGAAAAATTAGGCAATAAAATTGCACATTTAATGGGTGAAGAGTCTTATCAAAAAAAGGATGAGTCTTTGAACCGTCGCCGCTTTTCAACGCTCTTTGACCATCACTTCATATCAAAATTATTACCTTATGAATTGTTTGATTCTGAAACATCACTTTTCTTTAATAAGAAAAGCATAGGGTTTATTTTGGAAACGACTCCGCTTTTAGGATCAAGTGAAGAAATTGAAAATATTTTAACAAGTATCATTACCGATATATTGCCTGCGCATGTCGATATGCAATTTTTATTATGGGCATCTCCCAAAATTGCACCTATTTTGGATGCGTTTGAATTGGCACGATCAAAAGATGAAACGTTTTCATGGTTAGCGAAAAAAAGAACAGATTATTTAAAACGCGGGGCATTTGAAAGTTTAAGCGGGTTTGGGTCTTTATTAATAAGAAATTTTCGTGCTTTTATTGTGGTGTCAGCGACAAAAAAACAAAAGGATTCCAGTGAATTAATCGGATTAAGAGATGATATTGAAAGTTCATTAAAATCCATCAATATTGGTAGTCGTGTCATTGATGCGCAACAATTTATATCAACATTTTCCGATATCATAACGCCAACGAGACAACTTTATCCGCATGATGATCGCTGGAATGAATTTGATGGATTATCTACCCAGTTAACCGATCCTGAATGGCAGCTGAGAGTTAAACCTAATTCTTTATTATTTACATCTGAAAACGAATCGGCAGAAGTGCATTGTTTAACCGTGCGTGAATATCCACGAAAGCCTACCCAATGGCGCACATCTGAAAATTTAGGCCAGCTGTTTAATGCAACCTTGCAAATTCCTTGTCCTTTTTTAATCAGCTTTTCGCTGCGCAAAACAGACGAAGAAAAGAAAATGTCAGATGGCATTAAATCAATGAATCGAGAGTCAAATGCAAAAAGCCCACTTGCCAAGTTCAAAAAATCAGTCAATGAAGAATTTCATGATTGGGATTTTATACGTCAACGGTTAAGAGAGGGTGATGCGCTCGTCAAAACATTTTATCAAGTAATTTTATTTTCAAAACCAGAAGAATCAAAATTTTGTGAAAGACGTTTACGTGATCTTTATCGTGCAAACGGATGGAAGCTCCGCAAAGAATCTTATTTGCAACTGCAATCCTGGCTTGCAGCTCTCCCTATGGTTATGACAGAGGGTCTCTTTGATGACATGAAATACTTTGGTCGGCTAAAAACAATGACCGCATTTAATGCCATTAATGTTGCACCATTACAAGGAGAATGGAAAGGAAGCAAAACGCCTAGCCTATTATTACCTGGAAGGCGTGGACAAATAGCACTTTGGAATCCGTTTGATAACGAAGGTAATTTTAATATCGTCATTGTTGCCGCTCCACGTAAAGGGAAATCAGCTTTAACAAATGAATACATCAATGCCATTTTAGGTTCGGGTGGCCGTGTATGGGTTATTGACGTTGGTAAATCCTACGAAAAAACCTGTAAACAATTTGGTGGTCAATTTATTGAGTTTAGTGAAGAGACAAATATTTGTTTAAACCCATTTACATTCATAACCAATATTAATGAATCAATGGAGTTACTAAAACCACTGCTTGCGAGTATGGCGCGTCCAGTGACGGGTGCAACGGAAGAAGAAATCAACTTTTTGGAAAAAGCGATTATTGCAGCGTGGGAAAAGAAAGGTAATCAATCTACTATTACAATCATAGCAGAATGGCTAGCAGAACATACACAACCTGTCGCTCAAAATCTTTCTCACTTATTGTTTAGCTATACAAGTCAAGGAAGTTACGCGAGATTTTTTGAAGGAAATTGCACGATCAATTTTAACAATCCGTTTATTGTCCTTGAATTACAAGCATTGGATAGTAAAAAAGACTTGCAGCGCATCATCATGCAAATGTTGATCTTTCTCATTTCACAAGCCATGTATCGTGGCGATCGTTCACAAATTAAAAGCTGCATTATTGATGAAGCATGGAAGCAATTAAATAGTAATGACAAATCGCAAGCTGAATTTATAGAAGCGGGCTATCGCACAGCACCAAAACATCGCGGTAATTTTATTTCGATTGCGCATTCTGTCGCTGATTTTCACGGTAATCGTATGTCAAAAGCCGCATTTGATTGCTCTGATTTTAAAATTATTTTGGGGCAAACAGATGAAGCCATCAATAAGTTAAAACAAGAAAAAATTATGGATATTGATGGATTCACAGAGAGGTTACTCAAGTCTCTGAAGATTACCAAAGATTTTTCTGAATGTGTCATTAAGAGTCCAGAAGGTATGTCCGTACATCGAATTATCTTTGATCCTTATTCTCGCATTTTATATTCCACGAAAGGCGAAGAATTTGAAGCTGTTAATCGCCTTGTAAGCAGTGGAATGACATTGCGTGATTCTATCGAACAAGTGGTGAGGCAATTCAATCATGTTTAAAAATATTATCAATAAAGAATTTACAATGCAGGTGCTTACTCACATCTGTTTTGGCGTGGTAGGAGCGTTATTGGTTCAATTTGTCTTTATACAACGCACAGCGACCGCTGTTGCTACAGTCAACCTGACTGCATTACAGGATAGCTTCATACGTGAAACAGCAAAACAATCCCTTTCTCAAGAAGAGATGAAACAGAGGGTGACATCATTTAGCCAGCAATTGACACAAGCTATCAACAAGATCGCAAAGGAAAAACATGTGACGATCTTGCTAACGGAAGCAGTGATATCAAATGAAAAAGATTATACGCAAGAAATAGTCAATAGAGTGAAAAAGGGGATGTCGCAATGATATTTCACGGTGTGCCGTTAGAATGTATTAATCATGCAGCGCAAACCTTTCATGTTCCGGCCACCATTATTGTTTCGGTGATGAAAATTGAGAATGGATGGAATGGAGCGGCCATTAGAAATAAAAATGGTACCTATGATTTAGGCGTAATGCAGGTTAATTCAAGCCGGCTATCCCAGTTAACAAAATATGGAATTACAAAAAATGATTTGCAATTTGACCCGTGCATTAATGTGCATACAGCTACCTGGATTTTAGCAAAAGGACTGGCAAAGGGAGAAGGCTGGCAAGGCGTTGGTAATTATCATTCCGCAACTCCTATTCACAATTTGCAATACAGACAAAAAGTAAAGGTTGCTTACGACAACATGCAAAAGGCACTCAAGGAGGAAAATGCATGAGTGCAAAGAGGGGGGTTATTCAACTGTCTGTCATTTCTGTATTGATCATGTGTGCATTTATCACAAAAGCAACTTATGCCAACGACTTAGGCGTGATGGGTGAGACTTATCCTATTTTAGAAATAGATTTTTTGGATTTTATTCAATCACGAATTGAACAGATTCAAAAAAATGGGCAATGGCAAGTCTTGCAAAATCGTGCAACTCAATCAGCGATTTCCTATAGAGATAGACCTCCACGTGTTGTAGGTATCACTCGTGCGCGAGAAACCAAAAGTTGGAAATATGATCCCAGCATTGTGCTTGACCATAATGTTGTTTCACTAGATGGAAAAATGATTGCGGTAGCAGGCACAAGAGTGAACCCACTCAATTTTATTACCATCACTAAGACATTAATTTTTTACGACAGTGATGATGAAACCCAAGTGAAATGGGTTTTAGAACAAAATAAGAAATTAAATGGAAAAAATAAATTGATTTTGATAAATGGCTCTGTTTTGGATCAAGAAAAGCGATTTAAGAAGCCTATTTATTTTGATCAGTCTGGAAAGTTGACTTCACGTTTTGGTATTACGCATGTGCCAGCAATAGTTTATCAGGAAGAAACTGTACTGCGTGTGATGGAGATGAAGATATGAGATTGGTCAATTTCTTTCTTATGCTTATCTCATGTCTTGTTATGACATTTTCATACTCAGGCAATCTTTGTCACGGAAAATTTGCAAACCCCATCACTGATATCTGCTGGAGTTGTTTGTTCCCTATCACTATTGGAAATGCCAATGTTTTTAGTGGGAATCAGCCCGATACTGCCAACCCATCACTCCCAATTTGCACTTGTCCTATGGTTCCAGCGGGCGTACGCATTGGTATTAGTTTGGGATTTTGGGAACCTGTTGCTTTGGTAGATGTCACTCGACATCCATATTGTATGGTGAACTTAGGTGGCCTTCAGCTTGCATCAGGACAGTTCGGTGCAGATGGTGAAGTAGATAATAGCGATCCATCACAAGGAGGAAGCTTTTATTATGTTCATTGGTACAAATTCCCATTAATGTATTGGCTGAACATTCTCACCGATTTATTCTGTGTTGAGAAAGGTGACTTAGATATTGCTTATCTCACAGAACTTGATCCTACCTGGCATGACGATGAGTTGACCTTTTTACTCAATCCAGAAGCGTTATTATTTGGAAACATGATTGCTCAAGCTGCATGCAGCGCCGATAGTATCGCAACGCTCGCTGGTCTTCCAATTGATACCTTGTTTTGGTGTGCAGGATCACAAGGCAGCATGTATCCGTTAAATGGTGTGGTGCAGGAACACATTGGCGGGGTACAAGCAAGCACCCTAATGACAGAACGTATGACTTACAAAATGCACCGTGAAGGCCTGTTATGGGATAGTATCGGTCAAAATAGTCCAACACTTTGTTATCAATATCCATCACCTATCATTCCAAAATCCCGTTACCGCTATCAAATGATCAATCCCATTCCAACTGCCAGCGGCGGGGAAGATGGATGCCATGCTTTTGGTCATAGCACGACGCTTTGGGGATCACTACATGAATATCCTTATGCAGGAGAAGATTTTGGTTATTTGGTATGGCGAAAACGAAATTGTTGCGCTGGTTAACACAAGGAAATCGATATGAAACAAGAGAAAAAAGGAATATTGAAAACGATTTGGGAGATGCGACATCTGACTGTAGAAGAATGTTTGTCGACCATATCGAATAACTCTGATCTTAAATTTTTAGTAACGACAGTCGGTATTTGGTTCTTGTTGCGTTGGTTCATTGGAATATGGATAGGTGCTCACCTCATTTATTTTTTTTATCGCCTTTTCATATTGGTTATGGCGTAAGGAGAAAGTATGTCACTACGAGAAAAAATCATGAAGCTGCCAGTATGGAAAGCAGTGGTATTGATATTTTTTATTAGCTTTCTTTTTATTGCGATTGTAGAAGAGTTATTTATCAGCAAAATTT encodes the following:
- the traV gene encoding type IV conjugative transfer system lipoprotein TraV; the encoded protein is MKRFVMVIFVLINIGLLSACTTNSSFDCPNKAGVNCRSLDQINRMVDSGQIRGRTQMDVREETKTNLVDGAEFQSFPPAPTFIPGQPIRYGETVQRIWIAPYEDTDGNYHQDSLIYAIMKGGHWIGKPVKTVRSF
- the traE gene encoding type IV conjugative transfer system protein TraE, whose protein sequence is MKFSIAKSQLEKMLAQRNGYMMLAFGLILVCLIQGILMFVLIGREKIILVPPSIDKSFWVSSQHVSRDYLSEMTRFFAMLRLNITPESASIQRETLLRYTDPNFYGQLNSQLVQEADRITDQHISMAFFPTTDIKTNEKNLKAIIEGDLKSYVGDVAVPAKHVRYLLSYSYHSGRLFLKSFEEVKHD
- a CDS encoding TrbI/VirB10 family protein; the protein is MTDDYISTTQETRIKQHRNLLILAGCAVILGFGIYYFMDDNATNEIAKKKEEAASFSSPVEQVNAQSVWTERMQNKLKEQEKQTTELKNEMTQLKNGESQKSFESDPRFQAMQQEIQNLKEMVNNKIATQNQAIQGENNYQGQVFSTVPGARARFRDGQSAVRDSESIGIDNDVLNLKSNNIFHKKNPETFVPAGTFAEAIMLGAADASAGVQSQANPSPMLFRIVADGTLPNHKKSHLKDCVVTAAVVGDISSERGQIRLERMSCTFPNGEIVEQQVEGTIFGMDAKNGVRGNPVWREGALLGRAAVAGTLSGLGSAISQTYTTTSISPLGSTQTVNNGDIFKYGAAQGASNAMEKLADYNIRRAEQYHPVIQLSAGQPVDVVFLKGFYLDGRSHDENNGDDKNESSQLFPITTKQTSTGLTLSERELERIKQNEKNMGWVGNGQSGGMQ
- the traU gene encoding conjugal transfer pilus assembly protein TraU, coding for MRLVNFFLMLISCLVMTFSYSGNLCHGKFANPITDICWSCLFPITIGNANVFSGNQPDTANPSLPICTCPMVPAGVRIGISLGFWEPVALVDVTRHPYCMVNLGGLQLASGQFGADGEVDNSDPSQGGSFYYVHWYKFPLMYWLNILTDLFCVEKGDLDIAYLTELDPTWHDDELTFLLNPEALLFGNMIAQAACSADSIATLAGLPIDTLFWCAGSQGSMYPLNGVVQEHIGGVQASTLMTERMTYKMHREGLLWDSIGQNSPTLCYQYPSPIIPKSRYRYQMINPIPTASGGEDGCHAFGHSTTLWGSLHEYPYAGEDFGYLVWRKRNCCAG
- the traL gene encoding type IV conjugative transfer system protein TraL; amino-acid sequence: MDKYYLPKSLDEPFRIYILTIDELILLIVPILVIGFIFHQIVLGFMLGIGGLTLIKKFKGEQGHFYLVHLAYWYLPDIIQFKVTPPSYIREYLG
- the traC gene encoding type IV secretion system protein TraC, which produces MLTKIRDVSEKLGNKIAHLMGEESYQKKDESLNRRRFSTLFDHHFISKLLPYELFDSETSLFFNKKSIGFILETTPLLGSSEEIENILTSIITDILPAHVDMQFLLWASPKIAPILDAFELARSKDETFSWLAKKRTDYLKRGAFESLSGFGSLLIRNFRAFIVVSATKKQKDSSELIGLRDDIESSLKSINIGSRVIDAQQFISTFSDIITPTRQLYPHDDRWNEFDGLSTQLTDPEWQLRVKPNSLLFTSENESAEVHCLTVREYPRKPTQWRTSENLGQLFNATLQIPCPFLISFSLRKTDEEKKMSDGIKSMNRESNAKSPLAKFKKSVNEEFHDWDFIRQRLREGDALVKTFYQVILFSKPEESKFCERRLRDLYRANGWKLRKESYLQLQSWLAALPMVMTEGLFDDMKYFGRLKTMTAFNAINVAPLQGEWKGSKTPSLLLPGRRGQIALWNPFDNEGNFNIVIVAAPRKGKSALTNEYINAILGSGGRVWVIDVGKSYEKTCKQFGGQFIEFSEETNICLNPFTFITNINESMELLKPLLASMARPVTGATEEEINFLEKAIIAAWEKKGNQSTITIIAEWLAEHTQPVAQNLSHLLFSYTSQGSYARFFEGNCTINFNNPFIVLELQALDSKKDLQRIIMQMLIFLISQAMYRGDRSQIKSCIIDEAWKQLNSNDKSQAEFIEAGYRTAPKHRGNFISIAHSVADFHGNRMSKAAFDCSDFKIILGQTDEAINKLKQEKIMDIDGFTERLLKSLKITKDFSECVIKSPEGMSVHRIIFDPYSRILYSTKGEEFEAVNRLVSSGMTLRDSIEQVVRQFNHV
- a CDS encoding TrbI F-type domain-containing protein — its product is MFKNIINKEFTMQVLTHICFGVVGALLVQFVFIQRTATAVATVNLTALQDSFIRETAKQSLSQEEMKQRVTSFSQQLTQAINKIAKEKHVTILLTEAVISNEKDYTQEIVNRVKKGMSQ
- the traW gene encoding type-F conjugative transfer system protein TraW; protein product: MSAKRGVIQLSVISVLIMCAFITKATYANDLGVMGETYPILEIDFLDFIQSRIEQIQKNGQWQVLQNRATQSAISYRDRPPRVVGITRARETKSWKYDPSIVLDHNVVSLDGKMIAVAGTRVNPLNFITITKTLIFYDSDDETQVKWVLEQNKKLNGKNKLILINGSVLDQEKRFKKPIYFDQSGKLTSRFGITHVPAIVYQEETVLRVMEMKI
- the traK gene encoding type-F conjugative transfer system secretin TraK; translated protein: MIKWPLIFINFLLLTSNVYALQIRSVVDNETTTAKISSVDVTRIFVQGDRIKSVKGLKGAYTRENDEKNGEIYIQPTSLYQDRAFTILIDTELGRHFTLLLNPTSSPSETLMLVPKGVGHERAARFEEAQPYELTIKHLIRAMKNGVMPEGYAIREVDSKTTYRLGNKLDIKLKTIYEGLNLQGEIYEIKNRCAIPLQIDEREFYKTGTRAISLDTIEIPPKAQINLYRVVSHD
- a CDS encoding lytic transglycosylase domain-containing protein, coding for MIFHGVPLECINHAAQTFHVPATIIVSVMKIENGWNGAAIRNKNGTYDLGVMQVNSSRLSQLTKYGITKNDLQFDPCINVHTATWILAKGLAKGEGWQGVGNYHSATPIHNLQYRQKVKVAYDNMQKALKEENA